A genomic window from Methylorubrum extorquens includes:
- a CDS encoding VWA domain-containing protein, with product MSARDAERLRRWRLVLGGGAAEGTGCTLSERDGRLDRAMGALYDSDRKGGLGASAPSVPRWLGDIRDYFPASVVQVMQRDAFERLDLKRMLTEPEMLEAVQPDVSLVSTLISMRGLLGGRTKETARLVVRKVVDALMKRLEEPLRQAVSGAIDRASLNRRPRHAEIDWNRTIRANLRHYQAEYRTIIPETRLGHGRKSRGSLKDVILCIDQSGSMANSVVYSSIFGAVMASLPAVSTRLVVFDTEVVDLSDAMDDPVEVLFSVQLGGGTDINRAVGYCASRITRPEDTVLVLISDLYEGGVEAGLLAQAQRLVGAGVQVVALLALSDEGAPAYDRGLAARLAALGVPAFACTPDLFPDMMAAAIRKQDLNAWAAGAGIAAVPAAQDG from the coding sequence ATGAGCGCGCGCGACGCGGAACGCCTGCGCCGCTGGCGCCTCGTGCTCGGCGGCGGGGCGGCCGAGGGCACAGGCTGCACCTTGAGCGAGCGCGACGGGCGCCTCGACCGGGCGATGGGCGCCCTCTACGATTCCGACCGCAAGGGGGGGCTGGGCGCCTCCGCCCCTTCCGTGCCGCGCTGGCTCGGCGACATCCGCGACTACTTCCCGGCCTCCGTGGTGCAGGTGATGCAGCGCGACGCCTTCGAGCGGCTCGATCTCAAGCGGATGCTGACCGAGCCGGAGATGCTGGAGGCGGTCCAGCCCGACGTCTCCCTCGTCTCGACCCTGATCTCGATGCGCGGCCTGCTCGGCGGGCGCACCAAGGAGACGGCCCGCCTCGTGGTGCGCAAGGTCGTGGACGCACTGATGAAGCGGCTGGAGGAGCCCCTGCGCCAAGCCGTGAGCGGGGCGATCGACCGCGCCAGCCTCAACCGCCGCCCGCGCCACGCCGAGATCGACTGGAACCGCACCATCCGGGCGAACCTGCGCCACTATCAGGCGGAGTACCGCACCATCATCCCCGAGACCCGCCTCGGCCACGGGCGCAAAAGCCGCGGATCGCTCAAAGACGTGATCCTGTGCATCGATCAATCCGGTTCGATGGCCAATTCCGTGGTCTATTCCAGCATCTTCGGGGCGGTGATGGCCTCGCTGCCCGCGGTCTCGACCCGGCTCGTGGTGTTCGACACCGAGGTGGTCGATCTCTCCGACGCCATGGACGATCCGGTCGAGGTGCTGTTCTCGGTCCAGCTCGGTGGCGGCACCGACATCAACCGGGCGGTCGGCTACTGCGCCTCCCGCATCACCCGGCCCGAGGACACGGTGCTGGTCCTGATCTCCGATCTCTACGAGGGCGGGGTCGAGGCCGGCTTGCTCGCCCAGGCGCAGCGCCTCGTCGGGGCCGGCGTGCAGGTGGTGGCGCTGCTCGCCCTCTCCGACGAGGGCGCGCCGGCCTACGACCGCGGGCTGGCCGCGCGGCTCGCCGCACTCGGCGTGCCCGCCTTCGCCTGCACGCCCGACCTCTTCCCCGACATGATGGCGGCAGCGATCCGCAAGCAGGATCTCAACGCCTGGGCCGCGGGCGCCGGCATTGCCGCGGTCCCGGCCGCCCAAGACGGCTGA
- a CDS encoding YcxB family protein, which translates to MLWFLTLLGAVSAWATSGGRRSLSALWRDLPSFDPLPLAATLVLIALALLAHYALHPWFARRKVRALMGPPGGEDRDPSPVPVRYRLDGAGLTQTAPDLVSFVPWPRIRDLAEDRHHLFLLTEIGDVPVVLPKASLSTETIAGIRRWMQACAGRTAPTAPPAEPATRPEAVRATMRLTPGERVPIILRALENPLARRARLTGAAAWLVGLTLLYPVLLTMLWAVDPYRVPFSDALPLFVEMVANAFWKPAAAVAGVIALFLAAHPFARRWLARDLAAQLDAEESPAEAEIVIDEAGITTAKDGAHAHLGWPLFRRRERVGDLMILPMRWDEMLPVPLRIFEPEARARFEALAERHVPKEIRAR; encoded by the coding sequence GTGCTGTGGTTCCTGACCCTGCTCGGCGCGGTCTCGGCCTGGGCGACGTCGGGCGGGCGACGCAGCCTTTCGGCGCTCTGGCGCGACCTGCCGAGCTTCGATCCGCTGCCGCTCGCCGCCACACTCGTCCTGATCGCGCTCGCCCTGCTCGCCCATTACGCGCTCCACCCCTGGTTCGCCCGCCGCAAGGTGCGGGCCCTGATGGGGCCGCCGGGCGGTGAAGACCGCGATCCGAGTCCCGTGCCGGTGCGCTACCGGCTCGACGGCGCCGGGCTGACCCAGACCGCGCCGGATCTCGTGAGCTTCGTGCCCTGGCCGCGCATCCGCGACCTCGCGGAGGACCGGCACCATCTCTTCCTGCTGACGGAGATCGGCGACGTTCCGGTCGTGCTGCCCAAGGCGTCGCTGAGCACGGAGACCATCGCCGGCATCCGGCGCTGGATGCAGGCCTGCGCCGGCCGGACCGCCCCGACGGCGCCGCCGGCCGAACCGGCCACCAGGCCCGAGGCCGTGCGCGCCACGATGCGTCTGACGCCGGGGGAGCGGGTGCCGATCATCCTGCGCGCGCTGGAGAATCCTTTAGCCCGCCGCGCCCGGCTCACCGGCGCCGCCGCGTGGCTCGTGGGCCTGACCCTGCTCTACCCCGTCCTGCTGACGATGCTCTGGGCGGTCGATCCCTACCGGGTGCCGTTCTCCGACGCGCTACCGCTCTTCGTCGAAATGGTCGCGAACGCGTTCTGGAAGCCCGCCGCCGCCGTCGCGGGGGTGATTGCCCTGTTCCTCGCGGCCCATCCTTTCGCGCGCCGCTGGCTCGCGCGGGATCTCGCCGCACAGCTCGACGCCGAGGAGTCCCCCGCCGAGGCCGAGATCGTGATCGACGAGGCCGGCATCACCACCGCGAAGGACGGCGCCCACGCCCATCTCGGCTGGCCGCTGTTTCGCCGACGCGAGCGGGTCGGCGACCTGATGATCCTGCCGATGCGCTGGGACGAGATGCTGCCCGTGCCGCTGCGGATCTTCGAGCCTGAGGCGCGCGCCCGCTTCGAGGCGCTGGCCGAACGCCACGTTCCGAAGGAGATCCGCGCCCGATGA
- the mqo gene encoding malate dehydrogenase (quinone), with translation MPMNRRHVLGGALAGLAATALPASPLLAAGEPRKVDVLLIGGGIMSATLGVWLRELEPDWSLEMVERLDGVALESSNGWNNAGTGHSALAELNYTPEDSKGNVQINKAVEINEAFQVTRQFMAWQVQKGVLKNPRSFINSTPHMSFVWGDDNITFLRKRYEALKASPLFAGMEFSTDPEQLKKWVPVMMEGRDPKQKVAATWSPLGTDCEWGEVTRQYIASLKSGPKFDLRLSTEVESFERNGDGTWRVTSKNLKDGSRHTVDARFVFIGAGGGALHLLQASGIPEADDYGGFPVGGSFLVTENQDVALRHLAKAYGKASVGSPPMSVPHLDTRMLDGKRVILFGPFATFSTKFLKEGSYFDLLTSTTTSNVWPMVRVGVEQYPLIEYLAGQVMLSDEDRYQALREYFPDAKKDEWRLVQAGQRVQIIKRDPEKGGVLKLGTEVVAAKDGSIAALLGASPGASTAAPIMLTVLEKVFAKKVASPEWQAKIRQIVPSYGTKLNDDPQRVYQELAYTSEHLQLTPPPQIGAPAQPLPAAEMGTVKPVPDMAP, from the coding sequence ATGCCGATGAACCGGCGTCACGTTCTCGGCGGCGCGCTGGCGGGTCTTGCGGCCACCGCCCTGCCGGCTTCGCCCCTGCTCGCCGCGGGCGAGCCCCGCAAGGTCGATGTCCTGCTGATCGGCGGCGGCATCATGAGCGCGACGCTCGGTGTCTGGCTGCGGGAGCTCGAACCCGACTGGTCGCTAGAGATGGTCGAGCGGCTCGACGGCGTGGCGCTGGAAAGCTCCAACGGCTGGAACAATGCCGGCACCGGCCACTCGGCCCTGGCCGAGCTGAACTACACGCCGGAGGATTCCAAGGGGAACGTCCAGATCAACAAGGCCGTCGAGATCAACGAGGCCTTCCAGGTCACGCGCCAGTTCATGGCTTGGCAGGTCCAAAAGGGCGTGCTGAAGAACCCCCGCTCCTTCATCAACTCCACGCCCCACATGAGCTTCGTCTGGGGCGACGACAACATCACCTTCCTGCGCAAGCGCTACGAGGCGCTGAAGGCGAGCCCGCTGTTTGCCGGGATGGAGTTCTCGACCGACCCCGAGCAGCTCAAGAAGTGGGTCCCCGTGATGATGGAGGGGCGCGACCCGAAGCAGAAGGTCGCCGCCACGTGGTCGCCGCTCGGCACCGATTGCGAGTGGGGCGAGGTCACCCGCCAGTACATCGCCTCGCTGAAGAGCGGGCCGAAGTTCGACCTGCGCCTCTCGACCGAGGTCGAGAGCTTCGAGCGTAACGGGGACGGCACCTGGCGCGTCACGTCGAAGAACCTGAAGGACGGCAGCCGCCACACGGTCGATGCCCGGTTCGTGTTCATCGGCGCCGGCGGCGGTGCCCTTCACCTGCTGCAGGCCTCCGGCATCCCGGAAGCCGACGATTACGGCGGCTTCCCCGTCGGCGGCTCGTTCCTCGTCACCGAGAATCAGGACGTGGCTCTGCGCCACCTCGCCAAGGCCTACGGCAAGGCCTCGGTCGGCTCGCCGCCGATGTCGGTGCCGCATCTCGACACGCGGATGCTCGACGGCAAGCGCGTGATCCTGTTCGGACCATTCGCGACCTTCTCGACCAAGTTCCTGAAGGAGGGCTCCTACTTCGACCTCTTGACCTCGACCACCACCAGCAACGTCTGGCCGATGGTTCGCGTCGGCGTCGAGCAGTACCCGCTGATCGAGTACCTCGCCGGCCAGGTGATGCTCTCCGACGAGGACCGCTACCAAGCCCTGCGCGAGTACTTCCCCGACGCGAAGAAGGACGAGTGGCGCCTCGTCCAGGCCGGGCAGCGCGTGCAGATCATCAAGCGCGACCCGGAGAAGGGCGGCGTCTTGAAGCTCGGCACCGAGGTGGTCGCGGCCAAGGACGGCAGCATCGCCGCCCTGCTCGGCGCCTCGCCGGGCGCCTCCACCGCCGCGCCGATCATGCTGACGGTGCTGGAGAAGGTCTTCGCGAAGAAGGTCGCCAGCCCCGAATGGCAGGCGAAGATCCGCCAGATCGTGCCGAGCTACGGGACCAAGCTGAACGACGATCCGCAGCGGGTCTACCAGGAACTCGCCTATACCAGCGAGCACCTGCAGCTCACCCCGCCGCCGCAGATCGGGGCTCCGGCCCAGCCGCTGCCCGCAGCCGAGATGGGGACCGTCAAGCCGGTCCCCGACATGGCGCCGTAA
- a CDS encoding AI-2E family transporter, with the protein MTAPPFSPPANPPGARRLAAAGIAVVAFAAALWLAWTAAATLLLIFSGILFAVFLDGLTRGLGYVLPIGRGWRLTLVCLVLAALAVGLSAFGGATVASQARDLGATVRQQSETVRDWLKERGVEIDLSQGAPAGAGQGGEGKDKNGKEGGLAGLASGALKSPGSLLSDAGSVLGPAASVVLALFNALGNVLVIVFLGVAIAADPGSYRNGALRLVPPRHRETGARVLDGSGETLRHWLFGQLVTMAAIFVLTWAGLSFLGIGGALILGLQAGLLAFVPTVGPLIAGLVIVLSSLASGLNGLLGALGVYLAVQAAESYGLTPFIQRRALDLPAATIFAGQLLLGVLFGLWGVALALPLVAVIKVLLEELYIEDGAEAEA; encoded by the coding sequence ATGACGGCTCCCCCTTTCAGCCCGCCGGCCAACCCGCCGGGCGCGCGACGCCTCGCGGCCGCGGGCATCGCGGTCGTAGCCTTTGCCGCCGCCCTCTGGCTCGCCTGGACCGCGGCGGCGACGCTGCTGCTGATCTTTTCCGGCATCCTGTTCGCCGTCTTCCTCGACGGGCTGACGCGGGGCCTCGGCTACGTGCTGCCGATCGGGCGCGGCTGGCGCCTCACGCTCGTCTGCCTCGTCCTCGCCGCCCTCGCCGTCGGCCTCTCGGCCTTCGGCGGCGCCACCGTGGCGAGCCAGGCGCGCGACCTTGGGGCCACGGTGCGCCAGCAATCGGAGACCGTGCGCGACTGGCTGAAGGAGCGCGGCGTCGAGATCGACCTGTCGCAGGGGGCGCCGGCCGGCGCCGGTCAGGGCGGAGAGGGCAAGGACAAGAACGGGAAGGAGGGTGGCCTCGCCGGCCTCGCCTCCGGCGCCCTCAAGAGCCCCGGCTCGCTGCTGTCGGATGCCGGCAGCGTGCTCGGGCCGGCGGCGAGCGTGGTCCTGGCGCTGTTTAACGCCCTCGGCAACGTCCTCGTCATCGTCTTCCTCGGCGTCGCCATCGCTGCCGATCCGGGGAGCTACCGCAACGGCGCCCTGCGGCTCGTGCCCCCGCGCCATCGCGAGACCGGCGCGCGCGTCCTCGACGGGTCGGGCGAGACCCTGCGGCACTGGCTGTTCGGGCAGCTCGTGACCATGGCAGCGATCTTCGTGCTGACCTGGGCGGGCCTGAGCTTCCTCGGGATCGGCGGCGCGCTGATCCTGGGACTCCAGGCGGGCCTGCTCGCCTTCGTGCCGACCGTCGGGCCCCTGATCGCGGGTCTGGTGATCGTGCTGAGCAGCCTCGCCTCGGGGCTGAACGGCCTGCTCGGGGCGCTCGGCGTCTACCTCGCGGTGCAGGCGGCGGAGAGCTACGGGCTCACGCCCTTCATCCAGCGCCGCGCCCTCGACCTGCCGGCGGCGACGATCTTCGCCGGCCAGCTCCTGCTCGGCGTGCTGTTCGGCCTCTGGGGCGTGGCACTCGCGCTGCCGCTGGTCGCCGTGATCAAGGTGCTGCTGGAGGAACTCTACATCGAGGACGGGGCCGAAGCGGAGGCCTGA
- a CDS encoding molybdenum cofactor biosynthesis protein MoaE, with protein sequence MTVSIQSEPFDTAAEIARIEADLAGRAGAVVTFSGLCRDEAGRLAALELEHYPGMAEAEIARVVEEAQARWPVQALRVIHRHGLVRPGEGIVLVVSASPHRKAAFAAADFLMDYLKTRAPFWKREHLADGTIGGWVAATEADAAAAQAWA encoded by the coding sequence ATGACGGTCAGCATCCAGTCCGAGCCCTTCGACACCGCCGCCGAGATCGCCCGGATCGAGGCGGACCTCGCCGGGCGGGCGGGGGCGGTGGTGACCTTCTCCGGCCTGTGCCGCGATGAGGCGGGCCGGCTCGCCGCGCTGGAGCTGGAGCACTACCCCGGCATGGCCGAGGCCGAGATCGCCCGCGTGGTGGAGGAGGCGCAGGCCCGCTGGCCGGTTCAGGCCCTCCGGGTGATCCACCGCCACGGGCTGGTGCGGCCGGGCGAGGGCATCGTCCTCGTCGTCAGCGCCTCGCCCCACCGCAAGGCCGCCTTCGCCGCGGCCGACTTCCTGATGGACTACCTCAAGACCCGCGCCCCGTTCTGGAAGCGCGAACACCTCGCCGACGGCACCATCGGCGGCTGGGTCGCGGCGACGGAAGCCGACGCCGCCGCCGCCCAAGCCTGGGCGTGA
- a CDS encoding gamma carbonic anhydrase family protein, with the protein MTPDLILPHDGILPVFASRPVWCGRASTVIGAATLGAQAWLGDDSVIRSDGQPITAGERFWLGARSTVHIATESLPTQIGDRVTVGRNAVVHACTVGSDVVIEDDAIILDGATVGDNVLIEAGATIFPRSKLESGFAYGGNPAKRLRPVTPEELAERAERLREASGEASSPPVPAEPLETEASVFVARTARLSGRIALGAGSTVLFSCELAAEVGPIVVGADTNIQDNTVIRSRGEGVVIGRDTTIGHNVRMADCRIGARSLIGIGSVLAPGTVVADDVMLAGGSTTDPGQLLEGGHLWGGRPARILGALDPAKRAMMSHIVEGYCRHGREYRLLQEQEG; encoded by the coding sequence GTGACGCCCGACCTGATCCTGCCCCATGACGGCATCCTGCCCGTCTTCGCCAGCCGCCCCGTCTGGTGCGGGCGCGCCAGCACCGTGATCGGCGCCGCCACCCTCGGGGCCCAGGCTTGGCTCGGCGACGACAGCGTGATCCGCAGCGACGGCCAGCCGATCACCGCGGGCGAGCGCTTCTGGCTCGGCGCCCGCTCCACCGTCCACATCGCCACCGAATCGCTGCCGACGCAGATCGGTGACCGGGTCACGGTCGGCCGCAACGCGGTGGTGCATGCCTGCACCGTCGGCTCGGATGTGGTGATCGAGGACGACGCGATCATCCTCGACGGCGCGACCGTCGGCGACAACGTGCTGATCGAGGCGGGCGCCACGATCTTCCCCCGCTCGAAGCTCGAGAGCGGCTTCGCCTATGGCGGCAACCCGGCCAAGCGCCTGCGCCCGGTGACGCCGGAGGAACTGGCTGAGCGGGCCGAACGCCTGCGCGAGGCTTCGGGCGAGGCGTCGAGCCCGCCCGTGCCGGCCGAGCCGCTGGAGACCGAAGCCAGCGTGTTCGTGGCCCGCACCGCCCGTCTCTCCGGCCGCATCGCGCTCGGCGCCGGATCGACGGTGCTGTTCTCCTGCGAACTCGCCGCGGAAGTGGGCCCGATCGTGGTCGGCGCCGACACCAACATCCAGGACAACACCGTGATCCGCAGCCGCGGCGAGGGCGTGGTGATCGGGCGCGACACCACGATCGGCCACAACGTGCGCATGGCCGATTGCCGAATCGGCGCCCGCAGCCTCATCGGCATCGGCTCGGTGCTGGCGCCGGGCACGGTGGTGGCCGACGACGTGATGCTAGCCGGCGGCTCGACCACCGATCCGGGCCAGTTGCTGGAGGGCGGCCATCTCTGGGGCGGGCGCCCGGCCCGCATCCTCGGCGCCCTCGACCCGGCGAAGCGCGCGATGATGAGCCACATCGTCGAGGGCTATTGCCGGCACGGGCGCGAGTACCGGCTGCTGCAGGAGCAGGAGGGGTGA
- the mbfA gene encoding iron exporter MbfA: MMSRLSMLTLGGRKRFDDLGEQEILALAIGSEEEDGQIYRAYAARLRADYPHSAALFDAMAEAEDEHRRRLIARYKERFGDFIIPIRREHIAGYYARKPVWLIRHLGLDRVREEAAAMERQARDFYLAAARRSTDADTRALLGDLAAAESAHERTAEALRDAHLGGTVRDDEDAAAHRQFILTWVQPGLAGLMDGSVSTLAPIFATAFATQNPWTTFLVGLSASIGAGISMGFTEAAHDDGKISGRGSPLKRGLASGVMTALGGLGHALPYLIPNFWLATSIAFAVVFVELWAIVWIQNRYMETPFLRAAFQIVLGGALVLATGILIGGA; the protein is encoded by the coding sequence ATGATGAGCCGACTCTCGATGCTCACGCTCGGCGGCCGGAAGCGGTTCGACGATCTCGGCGAGCAGGAGATCCTGGCGCTGGCGATCGGCTCCGAGGAGGAGGACGGCCAGATCTACCGCGCCTATGCGGCACGCCTGCGCGCCGACTATCCCCATTCCGCCGCCCTGTTCGACGCGATGGCGGAGGCCGAGGACGAGCACCGGCGCCGGCTGATCGCACGCTACAAGGAGCGCTTCGGCGATTTCATCATCCCGATCCGGCGCGAGCACATCGCCGGCTATTATGCCCGCAAGCCGGTCTGGCTGATACGCCATCTCGGGCTCGACCGCGTCCGCGAGGAGGCCGCCGCGATGGAGCGGCAGGCGCGTGACTTCTACCTCGCCGCCGCCCGGCGCTCGACCGACGCCGACACGCGGGCCCTGCTCGGCGACCTCGCCGCGGCGGAGAGCGCGCACGAGCGCACGGCCGAGGCACTGAGAGACGCGCATCTCGGCGGGACCGTCCGCGACGATGAGGACGCGGCCGCGCATCGCCAGTTCATCCTGACCTGGGTCCAGCCGGGGCTTGCCGGACTCATGGACGGGTCGGTCTCGACGCTCGCCCCGATCTTCGCCACCGCGTTTGCCACGCAGAACCCGTGGACGACCTTCCTCGTCGGCCTCTCGGCCTCGATCGGCGCGGGCATCTCGATGGGCTTCACGGAAGCCGCGCACGACGACGGCAAGATCTCCGGGCGCGGCTCGCCGCTCAAGCGCGGCCTTGCCTCCGGCGTGATGACCGCGCTCGGCGGCCTCGGCCACGCGCTGCCCTACCTGATCCCGAACTTCTGGCTGGCGACGAGCATCGCCTTCGCCGTGGTCTTCGTCGAACTCTGGGCCATCGTCTGGATCCAGAACCGCTACATGGAGACGCCGTTCCTGCGCGCCGCCTTCCAGATCGTGCTCGGCGGCGCCCTCGTGCTGGCGACGGGCATCCTCATCGGCGGCGCTTGA
- a CDS encoding DsbA family protein — MPLSRRRFLASSLGLAIAGPAAAQSYGQTFKVENDEGRPVANMRLPGEITGQIQELRGVTYVGPREAEVTLYEFFDYNCPWCRKAAADVTALAASDPGLRIGLVHNPILSPMSAQAAKVSLAVQRKLGSAAAFAFYGQLLATRGQIDGLKALEIGAKAGVPRAELEGIADSDEVREAMRAHMNVAANLGLTATPSYVLGNTGVLGHPGVKSLAKMIGAMRRCDQIACG, encoded by the coding sequence ATGCCCCTCTCCCGCCGCCGCTTCCTCGCCTCCTCGCTCGGCCTCGCGATCGCCGGCCCCGCCGCCGCGCAGAGCTATGGCCAGACCTTCAAGGTCGAGAACGACGAGGGCCGGCCGGTGGCCAACATGCGGCTGCCCGGCGAGATCACCGGGCAGATCCAGGAGTTGCGCGGCGTCACCTATGTCGGGCCGCGCGAGGCCGAGGTGACCCTCTACGAGTTCTTCGACTACAACTGCCCCTGGTGCCGCAAGGCCGCCGCCGACGTCACCGCGCTCGCCGCCAGCGACCCGGGCCTCCGCATCGGCCTCGTCCACAACCCGATCCTCTCGCCGATGTCGGCCCAGGCCGCCAAGGTCTCGCTCGCGGTCCAGCGCAAGCTTGGCTCGGCCGCGGCTTTCGCCTTCTACGGCCAGCTTCTCGCCACCAGGGGCCAGATCGACGGACTCAAGGCGCTCGAGATCGGTGCCAAGGCCGGGGTGCCGCGTGCCGAACTCGAAGGGATCGCCGACAGCGACGAGGTGCGCGAGGCGATGCGCGCGCACATGAACGTCGCCGCCAATCTCGGCCTCACCGCGACGCCCTCCTACGTCCTCGGCAACACGGGCGTGCTCGGCCATCCCGGCGTGAAATCGCTGGCGAAGATGATCGGGGCGATGCGGCGCTGCGATCAGATCGCCTGCGGCTAG
- a CDS encoding type II toxin-antitoxin system Phd/YefM family antitoxin, whose amino-acid sequence MHVSVTDAKGQLTDLVRRAEAGEEIILTRHGHAAVRLVPVRMAPDRQARRAVLNAVRKSAAAKPSPGPRAERSQDFLYGEDGLPE is encoded by the coding sequence ATGCACGTCTCAGTGACAGACGCCAAGGGACAGTTGACCGACTTGGTACGACGCGCAGAAGCAGGAGAGGAAATCATCCTGACGCGGCACGGCCATGCCGCTGTTCGCCTCGTGCCCGTCAGGATGGCGCCGGATCGACAGGCACGACGGGCTGTCCTGAACGCCGTCAGGAAGTCCGCAGCGGCCAAGCCATCGCCAGGGCCACGTGCGGAGCGGAGTCAGGACTTCCTCTATGGCGAGGATGGGTTACCCGAGTGA
- a CDS encoding type II toxin-antitoxin system VapC family toxin — MIVVDTSALMAILLGEAEADRCADVLEAEDKILISAGTMAEALIVALRRNRGDEMKKLIAGLGIETIGVTAATVQNVVQAYETWGKGAHSASLNFGDCFAYALAKERGCRLLYVGEAFARTDLERA; from the coding sequence GTGATCGTGGTCGATACCTCGGCCTTGATGGCAATCCTCCTCGGTGAAGCGGAGGCGGACCGATGCGCCGACGTTCTGGAAGCCGAGGATAAGATCCTCATCTCGGCCGGCACGATGGCCGAGGCCTTGATCGTTGCTTTGCGACGGAATCGGGGGGACGAGATGAAAAAGCTTATCGCCGGCCTCGGCATCGAGACCATCGGCGTGACAGCTGCCACCGTGCAGAATGTCGTTCAAGCCTACGAGACATGGGGCAAAGGCGCCCATTCCGCTTCCCTGAATTTCGGCGACTGCTTTGCTTACGCTCTGGCGAAGGAGAGAGGTTGCCGTCTGCTTTATGTCGGTGAGGCTTTTGCACGGACCGATCTGGAACGCGCATAA